The following are encoded together in the Oncorhynchus nerka isolate Pitt River linkage group LG25, Oner_Uvic_2.0, whole genome shotgun sequence genome:
- the selenoo1 gene encoding LOW QUALITY PROTEIN: protein adenylyltransferase SelO-1, mitochondrial (The sequence of the model RefSeq protein was modified relative to this genomic sequence to represent the inferred CDS: inserted 8 bases in 5 codons; deleted 1 base in 1 codon; substituted 6 bases at 6 genomic stop codons): protein MDGMGLAVSRSXRLEFDNVALKKLLLDTSEEPGPRRLEGACFSRVKPKPVVKHRFVAVSXMNAAKVLNGPLGPEXLSGSKVMPGSEPTAHCYCGHQFGSFAGQLRDGAACYLGEVKAPADXRPVLLRENPSVRWEIQVKGAGLTPYSXQADGHKPQRSSIXEFLCSEAVFALGVPTTRAGSLXDSNVVRDVYYRRYPTKERYSVALCIAPTFIRFGSFEIFKVADENTSRQGPSYGHDEIRGQMMDYVIXSFYPEIQQNHTDRVERNVSFFRETLGLHWSSLYPLPFCCGAKDTAIYPLILFIPAVTGSLNTVMLRTGGPVAVCGLLPWSLQHRQHEHPGAHTRLWLHGQVLQCLRQLRLLHLSGPACRWNLARLAEALDPELPPGRAEAVLDEYLPLYTFYLGNMRRKLGLLWKEVPEDDTTQRHHSPFSELTMVLHLAQSNPSLFQMVSERRTVTMXLXCGPKELLEVEAKHRENWVTSYSKRLAEEVEGQRAVQALQEERVKVMNGTNPQYVLRNYIAQNTIEAAENGDFSEVXRLLKVLEKTFSTQPGLEQLSWLDQGVVEAQGEMEQQVAEAAASQMRVPYDSKPPVWANDICVT, encoded by the exons ATGGACGGCATGGGTCTGGCGGTCAGTCGTTC TCGCCTCGAGTTTGACAATGTCGCACTCAAGAAACTTCTGTTGGATACATCAGAAGAGCCTGGTCCGCGAAGGCTGGAAGGAGCTTGTTTCTCCCGAGTAAAGCCGAAGCCAGTGGTCAAGCATCGGTTCGTGGCAGTCTC AATGAACGCCGCGAAGGTTCTGAACGGCCCGCTTGGTCCAGAGTAACTGAGCGGCTCCAAAGTAATGCCAGGGTCCGAGCCTACCGCGCACTGCTACTGTGGTCACCAGTTCGGCTCGTTCGCCGGACAGCTGAGGGACGGGGCAGCCTGCTATCTGGGTGAAGTTAAAGCTCCAGCTGACTAGAGGCCAGTGCTGCTCCGGGAGAACCCCAGTGTCCGGTGGGAGATTCAGGTCAAGGGAGCTGGTCTGACTCCCTACTCCTG ACAAGCTGACGGCCATAAACCGCAGCGCTCCAGCAT AGAGTTTCTGTGCAGTGAGGCGGTGTTCGCTCTGGGGGTGCCCACTACCAGGGCAGGGTCAC CTGACAGCAATGTGGTACGAGACGTGTACTACAGAAGGTACCCCACTAAAGAGAGGTACTCTGTTGCCCTCTGCATCGCACCCACCTTTATCAG GTTCGGGTCCTTTGAGATCTTTAAGGTGGCTGATGAGAACACAAGCAGGCAGGGCCCCAGCTACGGCCACGATGAGATCAGAGGTCAGATGATGGATTATGTCATATAGAGCTTCTACCCAGAGATCCAGcagaaccacacagacagagtggagaggaATGTGTCATTCTTCAGAGAG ACTCTAGGCCTACATTGGAGCTCTCTCTATCCTTTACCTTTTTGTTGTGGAGCCAAGGACACTGCTATCTATCCTCTTATCCTGTTCATCCCTGCTGTGACAGGAAGTCTTAATACA GTGATGCTGCGTACTGGTGGCCCAGTGGCAGTGTGTGGGCTTCTGCCATGGAGTCTTCAACACAGACAACATGAGCATCCTGGGGCTCACACTAGACTATGGCTTCATGGACAG GTTCTGCAATGCCTCAGACAACTCAGGCTGCTACACTTATCAGGCCCAGCCTGCCGCTGGAACCTGGCTCGTCTGGCCGAGGCCTTGGACCCAGAGCTGCCCCCAGGCCGGGCAGAGGCTGTCCTGGATGAGTACCTGCCCCTCTACACCTTCTACCTAGGCAACATGAGGAGGAAGCTGGGCCTGCTGTGGAAGGAAGTGCCAGAGGATGACACAACacag AGACACCACTCGCCGTTCAGTGAGTTGACCATGGTACTGCATTTGGCCCAGAGCAACCCGTCCCTGTTCCAGATGGTCTCGGAACGGAGGACGGtgaccatgtagc ggtgtgGCCCGAAGGAGCTGCTGGAGGTCGAGGCCAAGCACAGAGAGAACTGGGTCACCTCCTACAG CAAGCGTCTGGCTGAGGAAGTTGAGGGCCAAAGGGCTGTCCAggcactgcaggaggagagggtgaaAGTGATGAACGGCACCAACCCACAATACGTCCTCAGGAACTACATCGCTCAGAATACAATAGAGGCCGCCGAGAACGGAGACTTCTCTGAG GTCTAGCGGCTCTTGAAGGTTCTAGAAAAAACTTTCTCTACCCAGCCGGGTCTGGAGCAACTGAGTTGGCTGGACCAAGGGGTGGTGGAGgcgcagggagagatggagcagcAGGTGGCAGAAGCGGCAGCATCCCAAATGCGTGTTCCCTATGACAGCAAGCCCCCA GTATGGGCCAATGACATCTGTGTCACCTGA
- the trabd gene encoding traB domain-containing protein, giving the protein MDQDNNSEDDLVGPSEDASEDESLPSRPPGLSDSEAVELLWQVRTQRRQSSPELPETVTRLTAPDGSLLYLVGTAHFSDSSKKDVATTIRAVQPDVVVVELCQYRVSMLKMDEKTLLKEAKDINLDKVQQAIKQNGVMSGLMQILLLKVSAHITEQLGMAPGGEFREAFKQAGRVPFCKFHLGDRPIPVTFKRAIAALSLWQKARLAWGLCFLSDPISKEDVEKCKQKDLLEQTMLEMIGEFPALHQTIVAERDIYLTHTLRQAARCVEAPPNAQKVPAVVVGVVGMGHVPGIERNWEKDLNIQEIMSVAPPSRFGWMLRTVLKAGVIGVLGYACYRAGGGMGRALLSLPAFQSLLDNLRPLPPAAA; this is encoded by the exons ATGGACCAAGACAACAACTCCGAG GATGACTTGGTAGGTCCCTCTGAAGATGCGTCTGAAGATGAGTCACTGCCTAGTCGTCCCCCTGGACTCT CGGACTCTGAGGCGGTGGAGCTGCTATGGCAGGTGCGTACCCAGCGGCGCCAGTCTTCCCCAGAACTCCCTGAAACAGTCACCCGGCTGACTGCCCCAGATGGCAGCCTGCTCTACTTGGTAGGCACCGCCCACTTCAGTGACAGCAGCAAGAAGGACGTGGCCACG acGATCCGTGCAGTGCAGCCagacgtggtggtggtggagctGTGCCAGTACAGGGTGTCCATGCTGAAGATGGATGAAAAGACACTGCTGAAGGAGGCAAAAGACATTAATCTGGACAAGGTCCAGCAGGCCATCAAACAG AATGGAGTGATGTCTGGCCTGATGCAGATCCTGCTGCTCAAAGTGTCGGCTCACATCACAGAGCAGCTGGGCATGGCTCCTGGAGGGGAGTTTAGGGAGGCCTTCAAACAG GCGGGCCGAGTGCCCTTCTGCAAGTTCCACCTGGGGGACCGGCCTATCCCGGTGACATTCAAACGGGCCATCGCTGCTCTCAGTCTGTGGCAGAAAGCCAGACTGGCCTGGGGCCTGTGCTTCCTGTCAGACCCCATCAG TAAGGAGGACGTGGAGAAGTGCAAACAGAAGGACCTGCTGGAGCAGACAATGCTAGAGATGATCGGCGAGTTCCCCGCTCTCCACCAGACCATTGTAGCCGAGCGAGACATctacctcacacacacgctcCGCCAGGCCGCACGCTGTGTGGAGGCGCCCCCCAATGCCCAGA AAGTGCCTGCTGTGGTGGTGGGAGTGGTGGGGATGGGCCATGTCCCTGGCATCGAAAGGAACTGGGAGAAGGATCTCAACATTCAGGAGATCATGAG TGTTGCGCCCCCATCTCGTTTTGGCTGGATGTTGCGCACGGTGCTGAAGGCTGGGGTGATAGGAGTACTGGGATACGCCTGCTACCGTGCAGGAGGGGGCATGGGGAGGGCTCTTCTTTCCCTACCTGCTTTCCAATCACTACTGGACAACCTGCGACCACTGCCCCCAGCAGCGGCGTGA